The following nucleotide sequence is from Solidesulfovibrio carbinolicus.
AGCGCTTCCTGGTAGGCGGCCTGGGCCTTGTCGCACTGGCCCGTCAGCAGCGAGGCGTCGCCCAGGGCCACGGCGGCCCGGGGGTCCTTGCCGCCGGCCTTGGCGGCGGCTTCGAGCATGTCGCGGGCGCGGGCGGCGTCGCCGCCGGCCAAAAGCGTCATGCCAAGCCCTTCCATGGCCGGTGCGGAGGTGGGGCTGGCGGCCAGGGCGGCGCGGAAGGCCACCTCGGCCTTGTCCTGGCCGTCCTTGGCGCAGGCCGTGCCGCCCCGGGCCAGGGTTTCGGCTCCGGCCGAGGGCCCGGCCTGGGACAGTTCGCGGCAGGCGGCGGCGTAATCCTTTTTCTCGAACGCGGCGTTGCCGGCGGCGGCGTTGCCGGCGGCGGGGTCGGCGGCCGGTTCGGACGAGGAAAACTTCATGGAGCCGCAGCCGGGCAGCACGGCGAGCAGGGCGGCCAGGGCCACGGGCGCGGCAAAGCGGCGTATCGACATGAGGGAACCTCCGAAAAAAGCGGTCTTGGATGTCCTGGCTATCCCAAAGCCCGGCCGGATTGTCAAATTGCCGGCCGCCTGATAGGCGGATAGCATCCCTCCCCTTAAACCGGAGGCCTGCCATGCCCTGGCGTATCCTCTTGGCGCTTTGCCTTCTGGTTCAGGCTCTGCCGGCCCTGGCCGGCGAAACCGTCCATCAGGCCCGGCCCGGCGATCATCCCGCCGCCCTGGCCAAACGCTATCATGTGACCCTGGCCGCCATTCTGGCCCGCAATCCCGGCCTTGATCCCTGCCGCATCATGGTCGGCGACGCCAT
It contains:
- a CDS encoding tetratricopeptide repeat protein produces the protein MSIRRFAAPVALAALLAVLPGCGSMKFSSSEPAADPAAGNAAAGNAAFEKKDYAAACRELSQAGPSAGAETLARGGTACAKDGQDKAEVAFRAALAASPTSAPAMEGLGMTLLAGGDAARARDMLEAAAKAGGKDPRAAVALGDASLLTGQCDKAQAAYQEALRREAGNAQARSRLEGVRLVCGAKRAAPAASSAPAAASSPSYSGSNLSAPSQPSAPAGAKDPAKPAKPAPKTIDLNDI